The Metamycoplasma subdolum DNA window TCTTTTAAAGTTAATATTGAAGAACTTATAGGTGCAATTGAAAACAGTGACATTTTTTCATCTCCTAGAATTGTGATTTTAAGAAATTGTGATTTCATGAATGAAAAAAGTAAAGTTAATCAAAAAGTTAGCGAAGATATCATTAAGCTTTTAAGCTATGTTTCAGACGACACACACATAATTTTTACGCAGTATGTTGAAAAATTTGACAAAAATTTTGTTCCATCTGAAATTTTTGACTTTGTTTTAAAAAATGCAGAAGTAATAGAATGCAACAAAATGAATGAAAAAATGCTTTTTAATTTTGTTTTGAATTACGTGAAAAAGCAATGTGGTGAAATTGATGAAATGGCACTTGCAACTTTAATTTCGAATTTACCTAATGATCTTTCTATTATTATTAGTGAAGCGAATAAACTTTTAAGTGAAAATAAATATATAACTTTAACCATGGTTGAAAATAGTTCATTTTCACTTTCTTCAAAAATTGATTTTGCTTTTCTTGATGCATTGATTAAATTTGAATCATTTTCTGAAATTTTAAAAAAATTCAATGAACAAGTAAATTTTGGTCAAAGTTCAGCGATAATTATTAGTCAGATTGCTAAAACTTTATCTGATGCTCAAACCATTTATTTTTACAAAAAAGACAAAACTAAAATTGAAGATATTTGTCAAAGAATGCAAATTCATCAATACCGCTTGAAACTTTTAAATAACTTTTTAATCAGGGTAACATATGAAAAGATTAAAATTTGAATACAAGAACTTTCAAAACTTGATCAAGAAATTAAACTTGGAATAGTTGATGAAAATATTGGGCTTGAAACTTTTATTGTTAATTTATTTAAATAAGGAAGAAAAATGCAAGAAACTAAAAAACTTTTTATTTATGAGTTAAAGT harbors:
- the holA gene encoding DNA polymerase III subunit delta; amino-acid sequence: MYLLKGDENYFLDENLKKIVQEIKENLNEEVEIYHFSFKVNIEELIGAIENSDIFSSPRIVILRNCDFMNEKSKVNQKVSEDIIKLLSYVSDDTHIIFTQYVEKFDKNFVPSEIFDFVLKNAEVIECNKMNEKMLFNFVLNYVKKQCGEIDEMALATLISNLPNDLSIIISEANKLLSENKYITLTMVENSSFSLSSKIDFAFLDALIKFESFSEILKKFNEQVNFGQSSAIIISQIAKTLSDAQTIYFYKKDKTKIEDICQRMQIHQYRLKLLNNFLIRVTYEKIKIWIQELSKLDQEIKLGIVDENIGLETFIVNLFK